From the Misgurnus anguillicaudatus chromosome 17, ASM2758022v2, whole genome shotgun sequence genome, one window contains:
- the LOC129452157 gene encoding C-X-C chemokine receptor type 1, translated as MNEAMMIGPNISNLIDLTDFFNYASNDSENITEFIVDESTLFCSPIPIADAVNISFCVIYVIIFLVAVPGNLLVGCVIGSNRRSLSSSDVYLFNLMLADTLLALILPFSAVSVLHGWVFGDFMCKLVSLVKEINFYTSILFLVCISVDRYMLIVRAMESQKAQRRKCSGVACAAVWFFGGVLSLPSLYHEAYFSKTANQTICEERFEVDSADEWRFTTRIMRHLLGFILPLVVMLTCYSVTVARLLRTRCFQKQRAMKVIVAVVVAFLLCWTPFHVTTMVDTLLRAKAFQFSCSMRTSVDVAMFATQNLGLVHCCVNPVLYAFMGEKFRKRFMQLLQRKQVLDRFSISRSSRSLPSEVTSSFL; from the exons ATGAATGAAGCTATGATGATTG GTCCAAACATTTCCAATCTCATAGACCTCACTGATTTCTTCAATTATGCATCCAACGACAGCGAAAACATCACTGAGTTTATTGTGGATGAGAGCACCCTATTTTGTTCACCCATCCCTATAGCTGATGCAGTCAACATCTCATTCTGCGTCATCTACGTAATAATTTTTCTGGTGGCCGTACCTGGAAATCTACTTGTGGGCTGTGTGATCGGTTCAAACAGACGATCACTTTCTTCTTCGGATGTCTACTTGTTTAACCTGATGTTAGCCGACACTCTATTGGCTCTAATCTTGCCTTTCTCTGCCGTATCGGTACTGCACGGCTGGGTGTTTGGGGATTTCATGTGTAAACTGGTTTCCCTGGTGAAAGAAATAAACTTTTACACCAGCATCTTGTTTTTGGTGTGCATCAGTGTGGATCGCTATATGCTCATCGTGCGCGCTATGGAATCCCAGAAGGCTCAGCGGCGGAAGTGCAGCGGTGTCGCGTGCGCAGCGGTGTGGTTTTTTGGTGGCGTGCTTTCCTTACCCTCGCTTTACCATGAGGCCTATTTTTCCAAAACTGCCAACCAGACCATATGTGAAGAACGCTTTGAGGTGGACAGTGCCGATGAATGGCGATTCACCACGCGTATCATGAGGCACTTACTCGGCTTTATACTCCCTCTAGTGGTCATGTTGACGTGTTACAGCGTGACAGTAGCGAGGCTTTTGCGTACACGGTGTTTCCAGAAGCAGAGAGCCATGAAGGTGATAGTCGCTGTGGTCGTGGCTTTTCTCTTGTGCTGGACCCCTTTTCACGTTACCACGATGGTCGACACGCTGTTGAGGGCCAAAGCCTTTCAATTCAGTTGCTCCATGCGGACCTCCGTGGATGTTGCCATGTTCGCTACGCAAAACCTGGGACTCGTGCACTGCTGTGTAAACCCGGTGCTTTATGCTTTTATGGGAGAGAAATTTCGAAAGCGATTTATGCAATTGCTTCAAAGAAAACAAGTTCTGGATCGCTTTTCAATCTCAAGATCTAGCAGATCTCTCCCATCTGAAGTCACTTCTAGCTTTCTGTGA
- the LOC129452156 gene encoding C-X-C chemokine receptor type 2-like isoform X1: MNEAAMIDSNTSLRVDDFSAFFYEDYNYTDLGNTTDFVVDERTLLCSPIPIADAVNISFSVIYVIIFLVAVPGNLIVGCVICSNRRSLSSSDVYLFNLMFADTLLALFLPFSAVSVVHGWIFGDFICKLVSLVKEINFYTSILFLVCISVDRYMVIVRAMESQNAQRRLCSSVACAVVWFFGGVLSLPSLYNEAYLSKNGEQAVCAERFEVHSADEWRLATRILRHLLGFILPLVVMLTCYSVTVARLLRTRCFQKQRAMKVIVAVVVAFLLCWTPFHVTTMVDTLLRAKAIQFSCFTRTSVDVAVFATQNLGLVHCCINPMLYAFVGEKFRKRLMQLLQRKQVLDRFSISRSSRSSSLASEFTSNFL; this comes from the exons ATGAATGAAGCTGCGATGATTG ATTCAAACACCTCCCTTCGTGTAGATGACTTCAGTGCATTCTTCTATGAAGATTACAACTACACCGATCTCGGAAACACGACCGACTTTGTTGTGGATGAGAGAACCCTACTTTGTTCACCCATCCCTATAGCTGATGCAGTCAACATCTCATTCTCCGTCATCTACGTTATCATTTTTTTGGTGGCCGTACCTGGAAATCTGATTGTGGGCTGTGTGATCTGTTCAAACAGACGATCACTTTCTTCTTCGGATGTCTACTTGTTTAACCTGATGTTTGCCGACACTCTATTGGCTCTATTCTTGCCTTTCTCTGCTGTATCCGTAGTTCACGGGTGGATTTTTGGGGATTTCATATGCAAACTGGTTTCCCTGGTGAAAGAAATAAACTTTTATACCAGCATCTTGTTTTTGGTGTGCATCAGTGTGGATCGCTATATGGTCATTGTGCGCGCTATGGAATCCCAGAATGCTCAGCGGCGGCTGTGCAGCAGTGTCGCATGCGCAGTGGTGTGGTTTTTTGGTGGCGTGCTTTCCTTACCCTCGCTTTACAATGAGGCCTATTTATCCAAAAATGGCGAACAGGCCGTATGTGCCGAACGCTTTGAGGTCCACAGTGCTGACGAATGGCGACTGGCCACTCGTATCTTAAGGCACTTGCTCGGCTTTATACTCCCTCTAGTGGTCATGTTGACGTGCTACAGCGTGACAGTGGCGCGGCTCTTGCGTACGCGGTGTTTCCAGAAGCAGAGGGCCATGAAGGTGATAGTCGCTGTGGTCGTGGCTTTTCTCTTGTGCTGGACCCCTTTTCACGTTACCACGATGGTCGACACGCTGTTGAGGGCCAAAGCCATTCAATTCAGTTGCTTCACGCGGACCTCCGTGGATGTTGCCGTGTTTGCTACGCAAAACCTGGGACTCGTTCACTGCTGTATAAACCCGATGCTTTACGCTTTTGTGGGAGAGAAATTTCGAAAGCGACTTATGCAATTGCTTCAAAGGAAACAAGTTCTGGATCGCTTTTCAATCTCTAGATCTAGCAGGTCTTCTTCTCTGGCATCTGAATTCACTTCTAACTTCCTGTGA
- the LOC129452156 gene encoding C-X-C chemokine receptor type 2-like isoform X2 — protein MNDSNTSLRVDDFSAFFYEDYNYTDLGNTTDFVVDERTLLCSPIPIADAVNISFSVIYVIIFLVAVPGNLIVGCVICSNRRSLSSSDVYLFNLMFADTLLALFLPFSAVSVVHGWIFGDFICKLVSLVKEINFYTSILFLVCISVDRYMVIVRAMESQNAQRRLCSSVACAVVWFFGGVLSLPSLYNEAYLSKNGEQAVCAERFEVHSADEWRLATRILRHLLGFILPLVVMLTCYSVTVARLLRTRCFQKQRAMKVIVAVVVAFLLCWTPFHVTTMVDTLLRAKAIQFSCFTRTSVDVAVFATQNLGLVHCCINPMLYAFVGEKFRKRLMQLLQRKQVLDRFSISRSSRSSSLASEFTSNFL, from the exons ATGAATG ATTCAAACACCTCCCTTCGTGTAGATGACTTCAGTGCATTCTTCTATGAAGATTACAACTACACCGATCTCGGAAACACGACCGACTTTGTTGTGGATGAGAGAACCCTACTTTGTTCACCCATCCCTATAGCTGATGCAGTCAACATCTCATTCTCCGTCATCTACGTTATCATTTTTTTGGTGGCCGTACCTGGAAATCTGATTGTGGGCTGTGTGATCTGTTCAAACAGACGATCACTTTCTTCTTCGGATGTCTACTTGTTTAACCTGATGTTTGCCGACACTCTATTGGCTCTATTCTTGCCTTTCTCTGCTGTATCCGTAGTTCACGGGTGGATTTTTGGGGATTTCATATGCAAACTGGTTTCCCTGGTGAAAGAAATAAACTTTTATACCAGCATCTTGTTTTTGGTGTGCATCAGTGTGGATCGCTATATGGTCATTGTGCGCGCTATGGAATCCCAGAATGCTCAGCGGCGGCTGTGCAGCAGTGTCGCATGCGCAGTGGTGTGGTTTTTTGGTGGCGTGCTTTCCTTACCCTCGCTTTACAATGAGGCCTATTTATCCAAAAATGGCGAACAGGCCGTATGTGCCGAACGCTTTGAGGTCCACAGTGCTGACGAATGGCGACTGGCCACTCGTATCTTAAGGCACTTGCTCGGCTTTATACTCCCTCTAGTGGTCATGTTGACGTGCTACAGCGTGACAGTGGCGCGGCTCTTGCGTACGCGGTGTTTCCAGAAGCAGAGGGCCATGAAGGTGATAGTCGCTGTGGTCGTGGCTTTTCTCTTGTGCTGGACCCCTTTTCACGTTACCACGATGGTCGACACGCTGTTGAGGGCCAAAGCCATTCAATTCAGTTGCTTCACGCGGACCTCCGTGGATGTTGCCGTGTTTGCTACGCAAAACCTGGGACTCGTTCACTGCTGTATAAACCCGATGCTTTACGCTTTTGTGGGAGAGAAATTTCGAAAGCGACTTATGCAATTGCTTCAAAGGAAACAAGTTCTGGATCGCTTTTCAATCTCTAGATCTAGCAGGTCTTCTTCTCTGGCATCTGAATTCACTTCTAACTTCCTGTGA